Genomic segment of Acidimicrobiia bacterium:
TCGAACAGTGACAGGTAGTCGACCGAGGGTTGAAGGACTTTGAACGTGTACGTTTCGTCCGATGCGACCGGGTCCGAGATCAGGCCATAGCGATCTCGCAGCTCCCGGTCGATACGTCGATCTGAGGCGAGCAGTTCGGCGGTGAAGGCCAGGTCATGACCGGTGATTGGTTGGCCGTCCTGCCATCGAGCGTCCGGGCTCATGCGCAGGGTTACGGTGACAGACCCGTCTCCGTTGGCGACGAGGCCCTGGTTGGCAAACGACGGGATCTCGGCGAGCACCCCCGGCTCAAGGTCGTAGGTACCACCGTTCAGGACAAAGGCTGAAGCCCAGGTGGCTGACCCCACGGCGTCTCCCAGGCCGGAACGTTCGACGAAGGGATTGAGGGTGGTCGCTGGTCCGATCACACCCACGGTGGCCACACCCCCATAGGGATCCGCGGCCAAACCCGACTGGCGCATCGTCGTTGTAGTCGTCGTCGATTCGACAGGCGCGGTAGCCAGTTCAATAGGTCGGGTGGTTGTGGTGGTTGCGGCAACCGTCGACGGCGTGGGGGAACTTGTCGTTACCGGCGCAACCGCCTCCTGGGGAGCCTCACCGAGAGCGAAGAACACAACCGCGATGGCGCCGACGACCAGCGCTACTACAAACGGGATCCACCGCCCCCCGCGGCGCATGTCTCGCTACCCGAGCAGGATGGCGAGGGCAATGGTGGAGACTGTGAAGATCCCCGCCGAGATAACCGTGAGTCGATCGAGGTTTCGTTCTGCAACAGTTGACCCGCCGCCACCTGACGGACCCATGCCACCTCCGAACAGATCAGACATGCCACCAGAACCCGAACGGAAAAGCACAAGCGCGATGATGATTAATGAAACGAGGACGTGCACGATGCCTACCGTCCACAACAGGATGTTTGCCATGATGATTTCTCCGAAGAAAGTCGGCGCGGATCTGCGCGCCGAAGCAAGTATGGGCCGGGCAGCCCGTAAGGTCAAGTTCTGTCAGCCGGCTTGGCGAGCCACCGCCTCCGCCGCCGCGGCAATGGCTTCGGGATCACCCAGGTAGCCGCTATGAACGACGTTGAGATCATCGTCGAGTTCGTACCTCAAAGGAGCTCCCGTCGGGATGTTGAGATCCGGGATGTCTGCATCGCTGATGTTGTCAAGGTGTTTGACGAGCGCCCGCAGGCTATTGCCGTGGGCGACCACCAGAACCGACCCGAGCGATCGAAGGTCAGGGACGATGGCGTCATGCCAATACGGGAGCATTCGGTCCACGACATCTGCCAGACATTCGGTCGCCGGGAGCAGATCGGGAGCAAGGAGACGATATCGCTCGTCGTGTAGTGGATGACGGTCGTCGGATGTTTCAAGGGCTGGCGGAGGTGTGTCGTAGCCTCGCCGCCAGGCGAACACCTGCTCGGGGCCGTGAAGTTCGGATGTTTCCTTCTTGTTCAGGCCCTGCAGCGCTCCGTAATGGCGTTCGTTGAGGCGCCAATGCCGTCGAACCGGGAGCCAGGAACGCTCCATGGCTTCGAGAGCAAGATCGGCGGTGGCGATGGCCCGTATCAACACCGACGTATGGAGGATCGCCGAGGCGACTCCCTCGACGCTCATCATGGCACCGGCGGCAGTGGCCTCATCTCGGCCCTGATCGGTGAGGGGAACGTCAGTCCAACCGGTAAACCGATTATCGAGGTTCCAGGTGCTCTGGCCGTGGCGAAGGAGGACAAGTTCGTATGTCATGTCGCTCTAGATCCAGTAGCGAACGATCGAAGCGAACGAGTCGGGGTCAAGTGAGGCTCCGCCAACCAACCCGCCATCTATGTCGCGTTTTGCCATGAGCGCGGCAATGTTCCCGGCATTGACCGACCCGCCGTAAAGAATCCGCACGTGTTCGGCTGCGTCGCCCCATCGTTCGCCAAGCGCCACCCTGATCGCGCTCACCACTTCGGCGGCGTCCTCAGGTGTGGCGGTCTGACCCGTTCCGATCGCCCAGACCGGTTCGTAAGCGATCACCGTGCTCGTGACGGCATCGGCGTCCATCCCGGAAAGGCCACCCATCAACTGCGTGGTGACCACCGACAACGTCTCACCCGCCTCCCGCTCATCGAGGGTTTCGCCGACACAAAGAATCGGCGTCATCTGATGGGACAGGATCGCTTTGACCTTCCTGTTGACCATGTCGTCCGTCTCGCCGAACAAGGCCCGGCGTTCCGAGTGACCTGCCAGGACATAGTTCACCGAGAGCTTGGCGAGCATCCCAGCAGAAACTTCACCGGTGAACGCTCCCGATTCTTCCCAATGACAGTTCTGGGCACCCAGACCGATCGGTAGCCGGTCGGCTTCGATGACCGTCTGAACAGACCGAAGCGCCGTGAAGGCCGGAACAACCGCCACGTCAACCCGCTCATAGTCAGCCAGATCGAGCCGATAGCTGAGTTTCTGAACCACCTGAATCGCCTCAAGGTGGTTGATGTTCATCTTCCAGTTCCCAACGATTAGACCTTTACGAGCCATCGACCCACCTCTCTAGTGCAGCTATTCCCGGTAAAACCTTGCCTTCTAAAAGCTCTAGGCCGGCGCCACCGCCTGTTGAAAGGTGGCTGGGTGCATCTTCGAGGCCCAACTGACGCAAAGCGGCCACCGAGTCTCCACCCCCGACGACGGAGAAGCCCTGATGTCCAACCAGGGCACGAGCAACCTGTTCGGTCCCGTGACTGAACGCTTCCCACTCGAACACGCCCATCGGACCATTCCAGAAGACTGATCCAGACCCGGCGATCACCCTGGCGAACTCCGTTGCGGTGGTCGGGCCAATGTCCAAACCGATTTGATCGTCAGGCACCCGATTGCGCGCAACCACCTGGTGATCGGTATCTTCGGCGAAGCTGCCACCGACAACGATATCGCTCGGAGTGACGACCCGATCCCCATACGGCCCCCTGAGGACCTGGGCGACCTCGTCTTCCATACCCTCCTCAAACAACGAATTGCCAATCTCGAACCCTTCGGCGGACAGCAACGTGAAACACATGCCACCCCCGATAAGCATCATGTCCACCTTGGGAAGTAGCGCCTTTATGACGCCCAGTTTGTCGGAAACCTTGGCGCCACCAAGCACGACCGTGAAGGGCCGGGGCGGGTCCTCAAGCAGCGTTGAAAAAGCCTGCAATTCACTCACCAGCAAAAGTCCAGCCACCGAGAGGACGTGTTCGGCGATACCGGTCGTCGACGCATGAGCTCGATGCGCCGTACCGAACGCATCATTGACGAATAGGTCGCAGAGCGAGGCCAGCCCGGCTGCAAGGACTGGATCGTTGGACGTCTCGCCATCGTCGAACCTGGTGTTCTCAAGGGCCAGTACGGAGCCCGCTGGTACGGCGTTGATGGCTCGCTCGATGTCAGGCCCGTACAGCCCATCCAGCTGGATGATTTCGAACCCACCCAGTTCACCGAGACGAGCAGATACGGGAGCAAGCGAAAAAGCTGGATCAATTCCCACTGGACGACCAAGGTGACTCGCCAACACGACCCGGGCGCCTTGCGCTCGAAGCCTTTCGATGGTTGGCAGGCTCGCCCTCAGGCGGAAGTCGTCTCCCACAATGCCATCGGTCAACGGCACGTTCAGATCGGAACGAACCAGCGTCGTTTTGCCGGAGACATCGACGTCATCGATAGTCAAATAGCGTTTCATCAAGCTCCTATCAACTGCGCCAATTCAAACCCCAGCTTGATGGAATCGTGCTGGGGCCATTCGGCCGTCTGATCACAGAGATCACACGCAACTACGTCCCACCCCTCGAGGCTCGATCCGTCAGCCATAACCTGGGCAAGTCCCAAGGGAACCCTAATCGGTCCCGTGTGAGCCAAAACCGACCCGGTCACCTCCAAACCCCCGACGTCGCGCAGAGCAGCTACGTGGGCTGCCGCGTCAAGTCCGAGCGTTTCGGCGTTCTGCGTTACCAGATTGAGTACAAACACAATTTGGGCCGTCGAGCGGTTGATCGCCTCGGCCACACCGGGGACGACAAGATTCGAGATGAGAGACGTGAACAGCGACCCGGGAGCGAGAACGATCTGGTCAGCGTCGACGACGGCATCCAGGACTGCCGGGTTCACGTGGGCCGAACCAGGTCGGACTTCGATCCGTTGGATGGTTCCCGGGGCAGTTGCGATAGCCACCTGCCCGGACACCGGCCCACGATCGGTGTCGGCCCACAACTCCAAGGGTTCTTCGGACACCGGATGTACCCGACCGTTCGCCCCCAACAGCTCACCGCACAAATTGAGGGCATGAACAAACCCACCAGCGATGTCCGATAGGGCGGCCAACATGAGGTTGCCAAGCGAGTGACCGGCGATGTCCCCGCTGTCGAAGCGGTATCCGAGTAGTTCACCCCAGATGGACGGTTCGGGGCTCAGAGCCAACAGACACCGACGGATGTCTCCTGGTGGCGGGATTCCCAGCGGGCCCGCCAGCCTGCCGGATGACCCACCGTCGTCGGCGACGGTGACCACCGCGTCGATCTGGCTGGCATAGGCCTGAATGGCGATGAGAGCCTGAGCGAGTCCGTGGCCGCCACCGATCGCCACCACTTTCGGGCCGCCTGCGGTGAGGCCGAGCAACTGCATCTCGGTCTGAGCTTCGGGTTCGAAGGTCATTTATCTTTGTCCCGGTGGTGTACCGACACCGCGATATCGGGCTGTTCTATTCGTCGAGCCAACTCTTCGGCAATCGCCACCGACCGATGCCTCCCACCCGTACAACCGATGCCTATCGACAAGAACGACTTCCCTTCCGCCTCATAGCGAGGGAGAAGAAACTCCAACATGGCGGTGGCGTCGGTCAAGAACCGTTCGGCGTCCTCATTGCCAAGGACGAAGTCGCGGACCGGCTGATCGGTCCCTCGCAGCGGCCGTAACTCTTCGTTCCAATGCGGGTTGGGAAGGAAACGAACATCAAAGACAAGATCGGCATCCCGCGGGCTCCCGTTCTTGAAACCAAACGACCTGACCGAGACCCGCATGTCGCGTTGCCAGGAGGCCGTTTG
This window contains:
- the secG gene encoding preprotein translocase subunit SecG, yielding MANILLWTVGIVHVLVSLIIIALVLFRSGSGGMSDLFGGGMGPSGGGGSTVAERNLDRLTVISAGIFTVSTIALAILLG
- the gpmA gene encoding 2,3-diphosphoglycerate-dependent phosphoglycerate mutase, with the translated sequence MTYELVLLRHGQSTWNLDNRFTGWTDVPLTDQGRDEATAAGAMMSVEGVASAILHTSVLIRAIATADLALEAMERSWLPVRRHWRLNERHYGALQGLNKKETSELHGPEQVFAWRRGYDTPPPALETSDDRHPLHDERYRLLAPDLLPATECLADVVDRMLPYWHDAIVPDLRSLGSVLVVAHGNSLRALVKHLDNISDADIPDLNIPTGAPLRYELDDDLNVVHSGYLGDPEAIAAAAEAVARQAG
- a CDS encoding triose-phosphate isomerase, with protein sequence MARKGLIVGNWKMNINHLEAIQVVQKLSYRLDLADYERVDVAVVPAFTALRSVQTVIEADRLPIGLGAQNCHWEESGAFTGEVSAGMLAKLSVNYVLAGHSERRALFGETDDMVNRKVKAILSHQMTPILCVGETLDEREAGETLSVVTTQLMGGLSGMDADAVTSTVIAYEPVWAIGTGQTATPEDAAEVVSAIRVALGERWGDAAEHVRILYGGSVNAGNIAALMAKRDIDGGLVGGASLDPDSFASIVRYWI
- a CDS encoding phosphoglycerate kinase, encoding MKRYLTIDDVDVSGKTTLVRSDLNVPLTDGIVGDDFRLRASLPTIERLRAQGARVVLASHLGRPVGIDPAFSLAPVSARLGELGGFEIIQLDGLYGPDIERAINAVPAGSVLALENTRFDDGETSNDPVLAAGLASLCDLFVNDAFGTAHRAHASTTGIAEHVLSVAGLLLVSELQAFSTLLEDPPRPFTVVLGGAKVSDKLGVIKALLPKVDMMLIGGGMCFTLLSAEGFEIGNSLFEEGMEDEVAQVLRGPYGDRVVTPSDIVVGGSFAEDTDHQVVARNRVPDDQIGLDIGPTTATEFARVIAGSGSVFWNGPMGVFEWEAFSHGTEQVARALVGHQGFSVVGGGDSVAALRQLGLEDAPSHLSTGGGAGLELLEGKVLPGIAALERWVDGS
- a CDS encoding YvcK family protein, which gives rise to MTFEPEAQTEMQLLGLTAGGPKVVAIGGGHGLAQALIAIQAYASQIDAVVTVADDGGSSGRLAGPLGIPPPGDIRRCLLALSPEPSIWGELLGYRFDSGDIAGHSLGNLMLAALSDIAGGFVHALNLCGELLGANGRVHPVSEEPLELWADTDRGPVSGQVAIATAPGTIQRIEVRPGSAHVNPAVLDAVVDADQIVLAPGSLFTSLISNLVVPGVAEAINRSTAQIVFVLNLVTQNAETLGLDAAAHVAALRDVGGLEVTGSVLAHTGPIRVPLGLAQVMADGSSLEGWDVVACDLCDQTAEWPQHDSIKLGFELAQLIGA